From the Lolium rigidum isolate FL_2022 chromosome 2, APGP_CSIRO_Lrig_0.1, whole genome shotgun sequence genome, one window contains:
- the LOC124691316 gene encoding protein LURP-one-related 15-like — protein sequence MAFPAASGAAPPAPLPVVGHQFCAPYVVPLTVTKKTLSISDGDFAITDANGALVLKVKGSIFSMRHRRVLLDAAGQPILSMQEKVFSMHNRWEVFRGDSSSASDLLFSVKKSSLIQFKTEMDVFLAGNTAQQVCDFKIKGNYFDRSCAFYLGDSTTMVAQMNRKFTISNVLLDRDTFVVTVFPHVDYVFIATLVVILDEVHREKYDG from the exons ATGGCGTTTCCGGCGGCGAGCGGAGCAGCCCCACCGGCGCCGCTTCCGGTCGTGGGGCATCAGTTTTGCGCGCCGTACGTGGTGCCGCTGACCGTGACCAAGAAGACCCTCAGCATCTCCGACGGGGACTTCGCCATCACTGACGCCAACGGCGCCCTCGTGCTCAAGGTCAAGGGATCCATCTTCAGCATGCGccaccgccgcgtcctcctcgacGCCGCCGGCCAGCCCATCCTCTCCATGCAAGAGAAG GTATTCAGTATGCACAACAGATGGGAAGTGTTCAGAGGGGACAGCTCAAGCGCAAGCGATCTGCTCTTCAGCGTGAAGAAATCTTCGTTGATCCAATTCAAGACAGAGATGGATGTCTTCCTGGCTGGGAACACCGCGCAGCAGGTGTGCGACTTCAAGATCAAGGGCAACTACTTCGACAGGTCCTGCGCCTTCTACCTTGGCGACTCCACCACAATGGTAGCCCAA ATGAACCGTAAGTTCACTATTTCGAATGTGCTGCTCGACAGGGACACATTTGTGGTTACTGTGTTTCCGCATGTCGACTACGTGTTCATCGCGACTCTTGTTGTGATCCTGGATGAGGTTCACAGGGAGAAATACGATGGATGA